From a single Haloarcula sp. DT43 genomic region:
- a CDS encoding RNA polymerase Rpb4 family protein, with protein MTIFKEKISEEFLTVAETKEILEDLEMERAAEEEREMRYELKRAIEHVNRFAVLDPEESLQLVEDLEQLEKVDTPTAYKIANLRPLDRDELRAVFAQERYTLSGDELDDILNIVKQYA; from the coding sequence ATGACGATATTCAAAGAGAAAATCAGTGAGGAGTTCCTGACGGTCGCGGAGACCAAGGAGATACTCGAAGACCTCGAAATGGAGCGGGCGGCCGAGGAGGAGCGCGAGATGCGCTACGAGCTCAAGCGGGCCATCGAGCACGTCAACCGCTTCGCCGTCCTCGACCCCGAGGAGTCGCTCCAGCTGGTCGAAGACCTCGAACAGCTCGAAAAGGTCGACACGCCGACGGCGTACAAGATTGCGAACCTGCGGCCGCTGGACCGCGACGAGCTCCGCGCCGTGTTCGCCCAGGAGCGGTACACGCTCAGCGGCGACGAACTCGACGATATTCTCAACATCGTCAAGCAGTACGCGTAG
- a CDS encoding HemK2/MTQ2 family protein methyltransferase, translated as MDDADGDSGDRPSLADQRGVESVYQPAEDSDLLARTARGRVDAGDTVLDVGTGSGYVAATLAEAGARAVGVDVSPLACREAADNGVTVVRGNLVEPFRTDAFDLVAFNPPYLPTPPGQEWDDWMEHALSGGEDGRRLVDPFLETVERVLAPGGEALVLVSSLTDPDAVRAYASDHGLASERIASEKHPYEALVVLRFYPERLL; from the coding sequence ATGGACGACGCGGACGGCGACTCCGGCGACCGCCCCTCGCTGGCCGACCAGCGCGGCGTGGAATCGGTGTACCAGCCCGCGGAGGACTCCGACCTGCTGGCCCGGACGGCCCGTGGGCGGGTCGACGCGGGCGACACCGTCCTCGACGTGGGGACGGGCTCCGGTTACGTCGCCGCGACGCTCGCCGAGGCTGGCGCGCGGGCGGTCGGGGTCGACGTGAGCCCGCTCGCGTGTCGGGAGGCCGCCGACAACGGCGTCACGGTCGTCCGCGGCAACCTCGTGGAACCGTTCCGGACGGACGCCTTCGACCTCGTGGCGTTCAATCCCCCGTATCTGCCGACGCCACCCGGCCAGGAGTGGGACGACTGGATGGAACACGCGCTCTCGGGCGGCGAGGACGGCCGCCGGCTGGTCGACCCGTTCCTCGAAACCGTCGAGCGCGTGCTGGCCCCGGGCGGCGAGGCGCTCGTGCTCGTCAGCAGTCTCACGGATCCGGACGCGGTGCGGGCGTACGCGAGCGACCACGGCCTGGCAAGCGAACGCATAGCGAGTGAGAAACACCCGTACGAAGCGCTCGTCGTCCTGCGGTTCTACCCCGAACGATTACTGTAG
- a CDS encoding 5-methyltetrahydropteroyltriglutamate--homocysteine methyltransferase, protein MTQVIATTPGLFPLPDWAKDDLADLKGHQKTDLISGDESGEVVAAYDEAREEVIGVQQDAGLDRVVEGQLRWDDMLAHPLAVHDSVETKGIVRYYDNNNFYREPVVQGDLSADGGDVAADLGAAADFVDSGLQAVLPGPYSLADLATDEHYGDDAEFLDAVADFLVEEVKSFPDVETLFLLEPSLVENAPKDGEDERAAAAIDAVASAADAEVVAHTYWGAIEEKAYAHLMDADVDAIGFDLVSSHDQTVYNVQEYGTKGDVALGVVDGQNTLVESPETIRDRIDWFEQQTNTAYDTVYATANTETFYLPVNKFEDKLRALANAADLEAAEA, encoded by the coding sequence ATGACACAGGTAATCGCCACGACACCTGGGCTCTTTCCGCTCCCGGACTGGGCCAAGGACGACCTGGCAGATCTGAAGGGCCATCAGAAGACAGACCTCATCTCGGGCGACGAGTCCGGCGAGGTCGTCGCGGCCTACGACGAGGCCCGCGAGGAAGTCATCGGCGTCCAGCAGGACGCCGGACTCGACCGCGTGGTCGAGGGGCAACTCCGCTGGGACGACATGCTCGCGCACCCGCTGGCCGTCCACGACAGCGTGGAGACGAAAGGCATCGTCCGCTACTACGACAACAACAACTTCTATCGGGAGCCGGTCGTGCAGGGCGACCTCTCCGCCGACGGCGGCGACGTGGCCGCAGACCTCGGTGCGGCCGCCGACTTCGTCGACTCGGGACTGCAGGCGGTCCTCCCCGGACCGTACTCGCTCGCTGACCTCGCCACTGACGAGCACTACGGCGACGACGCCGAGTTCCTCGACGCGGTCGCCGACTTCCTCGTCGAGGAAGTCAAGTCGTTCCCCGACGTCGAGACGCTATTCCTGCTCGAACCGTCACTCGTCGAGAACGCGCCCAAGGACGGCGAGGACGAGCGCGCCGCCGCGGCCATCGACGCCGTCGCCTCGGCCGCCGACGCCGAAGTCGTCGCCCACACCTACTGGGGCGCAATCGAGGAGAAGGCCTACGCGCACCTGATGGACGCCGACGTGGATGCCATCGGCTTCGACCTGGTGTCGAGCCACGACCAGACGGTCTACAACGTCCAGGAGTACGGCACCAAGGGCGACGTGGCGCTGGGCGTCGTCGACGGGCAGAACACGCTCGTCGAGTCCCCCGAGACCATCCGCGACCGCATCGACTGGTTCGAACAGCAGACCAACACCGCCTACGACACCGTCTACGCGACGGCCAACACGGAGACGTTCTACCTCCCGGTGAACAAGTTCGAAGACAAGCTCAGAGCACTCGCAAACGCCGCCGACCTGGAGGCGGCGGAGGCATAA
- a CDS encoding ABC transporter permease, whose translation MAGRFFPAALMARRNLTRTKMRSLLASLGIVIGVVAIASLGMFGVALQYSFTQNLGDIGNQITVSPNAAENVTELTERDVRDIRRVASPTATVAPVKQRVEPVSFDRRTTGRQVIYGVENPAELYEESEGRVTEPFRTGALVGANVAEEHDLHPGSTITVNESTVRVRAVLAEGDAFSTLNPDNRIFLPASSFQERGYSQVYVVESTGSRANETAMAIRNSLNDRRERVNVMELGSLVDTIEQQFQIINTVLAGIASISLLVAGISILNVMLMSTVERREEIGVLRAVGYQKRDVLKVMLMEATLLGVLGGVAGVVLSLGAGLAINHYTVGDAMAVFRLPNAWYVGAAFTFGVLTSIVSGLYPAWKAASEEPVDALRG comes from the coding sequence ATGGCGGGTAGGTTCTTCCCGGCCGCGCTGATGGCGCGGCGCAACCTCACGCGGACGAAGATGCGGTCGCTGCTGGCGTCGCTTGGCATCGTCATCGGCGTCGTCGCCATCGCCTCCCTCGGGATGTTCGGCGTCGCCCTCCAGTACTCCTTTACCCAGAACCTCGGCGACATCGGCAACCAGATAACGGTCTCACCGAACGCCGCCGAGAACGTCACCGAACTCACCGAGCGCGACGTGCGCGACATCCGCCGGGTCGCGAGCCCCACGGCGACCGTTGCGCCAGTCAAGCAGCGCGTCGAGCCGGTCTCGTTCGACAGACGGACGACGGGGAGACAGGTGATATACGGCGTCGAGAACCCAGCGGAACTCTACGAGGAAAGCGAGGGCCGTGTCACCGAGCCGTTCCGAACCGGCGCGCTGGTTGGGGCCAACGTCGCCGAGGAGCACGACCTCCATCCGGGGAGCACGATTACGGTCAACGAGAGCACTGTCCGCGTCAGGGCTGTCCTCGCTGAGGGCGACGCCTTCTCCACGCTCAACCCGGACAACCGAATCTTCCTGCCGGCGAGTTCCTTCCAGGAGCGGGGATACTCGCAGGTGTACGTCGTCGAGTCCACCGGCTCGCGAGCCAACGAGACGGCGATGGCTATCCGGAACTCGCTCAACGACCGACGGGAGCGCGTCAACGTTATGGAACTGGGCTCGCTCGTCGACACAATCGAACAGCAGTTCCAGATAATAAACACCGTCCTCGCCGGCATCGCGTCGATATCGCTGCTTGTCGCCGGCATCTCGATTCTCAACGTCATGCTGATGTCAACAGTCGAACGCCGCGAGGAAATCGGCGTCCTGCGGGCCGTCGGCTACCAGAAACGGGACGTCCTCAAAGTGATGCTGATGGAGGCGACGCTGCTCGGCGTCCTCGGGGGCGTCGCCGGGGTCGTCCTCAGTCTCGGCGCTGGTCTGGCGATAAACCACTACACCGTCGGTGACGCGATGGCCGTCTTCAGGCTACCGAACGCTTGGTACGTCGGCGCGGCGTTCACCTTCGGCGTGCTGACGAGCATCGTCAGCGGCCTGTACCCGGCCTGGAAAGCGGCGAGCGAGGAACCGGTCGACGCGCTGCGCGGTTAA
- a CDS encoding elongation factor 1-beta, with amino-acid sequence MGKVAAKIKVMPESPEVDLDDLQERLEGVLPEGTKINGFEREDVAFGLVALTPTVIVPDDTGGTEAVEEAFANVDDVESVSVESTGRL; translated from the coding sequence ATGGGGAAAGTAGCAGCCAAAATCAAGGTCATGCCGGAGAGCCCCGAAGTCGACCTCGACGACCTGCAGGAGCGTCTCGAGGGCGTGCTTCCGGAAGGAACGAAGATTAACGGGTTCGAGCGCGAGGACGTCGCCTTCGGCCTCGTCGCGCTGACGCCGACGGTCATCGTCCCCGACGACACCGGCGGGACGGAAGCCGTCGAAGAGGCCTTCGCGAACGTCGACGACGTCGAGTCGGTCTCCGTCGAGAGCACCGGCCGCCTGTAA
- a CDS encoding 50S ribosomal protein L21e has product MPSSNGPLEGTRDKLKNKPRDRGTSPPQRAVEEFEAGEKVHLKIDPSVPNGRFHPRFDGQTGTVEGKQGDAYKVDIVDGGKAKTIIVTAAHLRRQE; this is encoded by the coding sequence ATGCCTAGTTCAAACGGACCTCTCGAAGGAACACGAGACAAGCTCAAGAACAAGCCCCGCGACCGCGGCACCTCGCCGCCACAGCGCGCCGTCGAGGAGTTCGAGGCCGGCGAGAAAGTCCACCTCAAAATCGACCCGTCCGTGCCCAACGGGCGCTTCCATCCGCGATTCGACGGCCAGACCGGAACCGTCGAGGGCAAGCAGGGTGACGCCTACAAGGTCGACATCGTCGACGGTGGCAAGGCGAAGACCATCATCGTCACCGCTGCGCACCTGCGCCGGCAAGAATGA
- a CDS encoding DUF2391 domain-containing protein, which translates to MSDKDDPPTDLDGDGEFATLFDELQELEQLVDSEDERRQVRDAMRAAAESQDHEPATFGRIVWGFGRSDLAEALLGSLLFGIPMAVEGGTVDAGLHIAQHPLYLAATLVIAVGLVIAILYVADFQDVRVANRILGLVPRRLVGVTGTALVVSVALLTGWGLVEWSTDPMVVYRSACICAVAFVPMAIGAALGDILPGN; encoded by the coding sequence ATGAGCGATAAGGACGACCCACCGACCGACCTGGACGGGGACGGCGAGTTCGCGACGCTGTTCGACGAACTCCAGGAGCTAGAGCAGCTCGTCGACTCCGAGGACGAGCGCCGGCAGGTCCGGGACGCGATGCGCGCGGCCGCGGAGTCACAGGACCACGAACCGGCGACCTTCGGCCGCATCGTCTGGGGCTTTGGCCGGTCCGACCTCGCGGAGGCGCTGCTCGGCTCGCTGCTGTTCGGGATTCCGATGGCCGTCGAGGGCGGAACCGTCGACGCCGGCCTGCACATCGCCCAGCACCCGCTGTATCTCGCCGCGACGCTCGTCATCGCCGTCGGCCTGGTCATCGCGATTCTGTACGTCGCCGACTTCCAGGACGTGCGGGTCGCAAACCGGATACTGGGACTCGTGCCGCGGCGGCTGGTCGGCGTCACGGGGACGGCGCTCGTCGTCTCCGTCGCGCTGTTGACCGGCTGGGGACTGGTCGAGTGGTCGACCGACCCCATGGTCGTCTACCGGTCGGCCTGTATCTGTGCTGTGGCGTTCGTCCCGATGGCCATCGGCGCCGCCCTCGGGGACATCCTGCCGGGGAACTAG
- a CDS encoding DUF655 domain-containing protein: protein MTESESGGDTMMAAVLDVLPHGRPGDDRPQHQKEPLAYALDVEDFYIYELRLDDKDADIAFGDRVDLTEFGRVSEVAFEDIPSGARSELDYAVEEIVEANEQRFVDFYNDAQPITLRLHQLNLLPGIGKKLRNTILDERKRKPFESFEDLEERVSGLHSPKETLVERILEELQDDDLKYRLFVRREEQSS, encoded by the coding sequence ATGACTGAATCGGAGAGCGGCGGCGACACTATGATGGCGGCTGTCCTCGATGTCCTCCCGCACGGACGGCCCGGGGACGACCGGCCACAGCACCAGAAGGAGCCGCTCGCGTACGCGCTCGACGTCGAGGACTTCTACATCTACGAGCTCCGGCTCGACGACAAGGACGCCGACATCGCGTTCGGCGACCGCGTCGACCTGACGGAGTTCGGCCGCGTGTCGGAAGTCGCGTTCGAGGACATCCCCAGCGGTGCCCGCTCCGAACTCGACTACGCCGTCGAGGAAATCGTCGAGGCCAACGAGCAGCGCTTCGTGGACTTCTACAACGACGCACAGCCCATCACGCTGCGGCTCCACCAGCTGAACCTCCTGCCGGGCATCGGGAAGAAGCTCCGGAACACGATTCTCGACGAGCGAAAGCGAAAGCCCTTCGAGAGCTTCGAGGACCTCGAAGAGCGGGTCAGCGGCCTCCACAGCCCCAAGGAGACCCTCGTCGAGCGGATACTCGAAGAGCTACAGGACGACGACCTGAAGTACCGGCTGTTCGTCCGCCGCGAAGAGCAGTCTTCGTAA
- a CDS encoding HTH domain-containing protein, with the protein MTGDIHLRAELYLRGDTYGTFDAQQQVLNRVKRLEANGVFSESMVAGEWQRIRTMAEDKRSEAIQTYEEFADWADRNGHSLEPAFERRTRSYVGMDRVDDVVVFPVVSLAIYDGDELEGVFPCSDAERTYTVGDALEAFERGDENWLAQFDSLSVDRTDPLLEPGVEPTI; encoded by the coding sequence ATGACAGGGGACATACACCTCCGGGCGGAACTGTATCTTCGCGGGGATACCTACGGGACGTTCGACGCGCAGCAACAGGTCCTCAATCGGGTCAAGCGACTGGAAGCGAACGGCGTGTTCAGCGAGTCGATGGTCGCCGGCGAGTGGCAGCGCATCCGGACGATGGCCGAGGACAAGCGATCCGAGGCCATCCAGACCTACGAGGAGTTCGCGGACTGGGCGGACCGCAACGGCCATTCGCTCGAACCGGCCTTCGAGCGCCGGACCCGGAGCTACGTCGGGATGGACCGCGTCGACGACGTCGTCGTGTTCCCGGTCGTCTCGCTGGCGATTTACGACGGCGACGAGCTGGAGGGCGTGTTCCCGTGCTCGGACGCCGAGCGGACCTACACCGTCGGTGACGCGCTGGAAGCGTTCGAACGCGGCGACGAGAACTGGCTCGCGCAGTTCGACTCGCTGTCGGTCGACCGGACCGACCCGCTGCTGGAGCCGGGCGTCGAGCCGACGATTTAA
- a CDS encoding methionine synthase: MTGPRDQFKPADHPNDHFLLTTVVGSYPKPKWHDRARELFEDEDADFGADEWEESKDDASRLITHEHERAGLDVICDGEMRRNEMVEYFAHRIDGYEFNGRVKVWGHNYFDKPSVADEVEYGEQWLVEEFEFTDEVAERPVKVPITGPYTLANWSFNEVYDSEEQLAYELAELVNEEIEALVDAGARYIQIDEPALATTPDDHAIVGECLERIVDEIPDDVRLGLHVCYGDYSRIYPEILDYPVHEYDLELANGDYDQLDVFKEHEFTKDFAMGVVDAHVAEVEPVEEIKENIKKGLEVVPPERLTVSPDCGVKLLPREVAYGKMENMVQAAREIEEELDAGEIDVVASGAEASADD; encoded by the coding sequence ATGACAGGACCACGAGACCAGTTCAAACCGGCGGACCACCCGAACGACCACTTCCTGCTGACGACCGTCGTCGGCTCCTACCCCAAGCCCAAGTGGCACGACCGTGCCCGCGAACTGTTCGAGGACGAGGACGCCGACTTCGGCGCGGACGAGTGGGAAGAATCGAAAGACGACGCCTCGCGGCTCATCACCCACGAACACGAGCGGGCGGGGCTGGACGTCATCTGTGACGGCGAGATGCGCCGCAACGAGATGGTCGAGTACTTCGCCCACCGCATCGACGGCTACGAGTTCAACGGCCGCGTGAAGGTGTGGGGACACAACTACTTCGACAAGCCCTCGGTCGCCGACGAGGTCGAGTACGGCGAGCAGTGGCTCGTCGAGGAGTTCGAGTTCACCGACGAAGTGGCCGAGCGTCCGGTCAAGGTGCCGATTACGGGGCCGTACACGCTCGCCAACTGGTCGTTCAACGAAGTGTACGACAGCGAGGAGCAACTGGCCTACGAGCTGGCCGAACTCGTCAACGAGGAGATAGAGGCGCTGGTCGATGCCGGCGCGCGCTACATCCAGATAGACGAGCCAGCGCTGGCCACGACGCCGGACGACCACGCCATCGTCGGCGAGTGTCTTGAGCGCATCGTCGACGAGATTCCCGACGACGTGCGCCTCGGCCTGCACGTCTGTTACGGCGACTACTCGCGTATCTACCCCGAGATTCTGGACTACCCGGTCCACGAGTACGACCTCGAACTCGCCAACGGCGACTACGACCAGCTCGACGTGTTCAAAGAGCACGAATTCACGAAGGACTTCGCGATGGGCGTCGTCGACGCCCACGTCGCCGAGGTCGAACCCGTCGAGGAAATCAAGGAGAACATCAAGAAAGGCCTGGAGGTCGTCCCGCCGGAGCGACTCACCGTCTCCCCGGACTGTGGCGTGAAGCTCCTGCCCCGCGAGGTCGCCTACGGCAAGATGGAGAACATGGTGCAGGCCGCCCGCGAAATCGAGGAAGAACTGGACGCCGGCGAAATCGACGTCGTTGCGAGCGGAGCGGAAGCGAGCGCGGACGATTGA
- a CDS encoding 16S ribosomal RNA methyltransferase A, whose product MTTTKTGSRDPDALVRRAGKRADTRQDQHFLVDDRVLDRIPGYATDAGVDLSHVLEIGAGPGALTDRLLAAAERVTAIERDPEFAAHLREEFADERAADRLTVVEGDALDVDLPEFTASISNLPYGASSEIAFRLLPEGRPLLLMFQREFAERMAADPGTDDYGRLSVTAGHYADVEVVETVPPEAFDPQPRVTSALVRTTPREPDYTVPSDDFFMDFLKAVFTQRRKTMRNAVRNTAHISGLGDPDAVVEAADEDLLRARAGKLTPADFATLATLAYEVGEPEV is encoded by the coding sequence ATGACCACGACCAAGACTGGGAGTCGGGACCCCGACGCGCTCGTCCGCCGGGCCGGCAAGCGGGCCGACACCCGGCAGGACCAGCACTTTCTCGTCGACGACCGGGTACTCGACCGGATTCCGGGGTACGCAACGGACGCCGGCGTCGACCTCTCGCACGTTCTAGAGATTGGTGCTGGCCCGGGCGCGCTGACGGACCGCCTGCTCGCGGCGGCCGAGCGCGTGACCGCAATCGAACGCGACCCGGAGTTCGCGGCCCACCTCCGCGAGGAGTTCGCCGACGAGAGAGCCGCGGACCGGCTCACCGTCGTCGAGGGCGACGCGCTCGACGTCGACCTCCCCGAGTTCACCGCCAGCATCTCGAATCTGCCCTACGGCGCGTCCTCGGAAATCGCCTTCCGACTGCTACCCGAGGGGCGGCCGCTCCTGTTGATGTTCCAGCGGGAGTTCGCCGAGCGGATGGCCGCCGACCCGGGAACAGACGACTACGGGCGGCTCTCGGTGACAGCGGGCCACTACGCTGACGTGGAAGTCGTCGAGACGGTCCCGCCGGAGGCGTTCGACCCCCAGCCTCGCGTCACCAGCGCGCTCGTCCGGACGACGCCGCGAGAACCCGACTACACCGTCCCGAGCGACGACTTCTTCATGGACTTCCTGAAGGCGGTGTTCACCCAGCGCCGGAAGACGATGCGCAACGCCGTCCGCAACACGGCCCACATCTCCGGGCTGGGCGACCCCGACGCGGTGGTCGAGGCCGCCGACGAGGACCTGCTGCGCGCCCGCGCCGGGAAGCTCACGCCCGCCGATTTCGCCACGCTGGCGACGCTCGCCTACGAGGTCGGCGAGCCGGAGGTCTGA
- a CDS encoding COG1361 family protein, with amino-acid sequence MRYGAAVLACLVVVGSLPVSVAGASVNASISNVEVTPSSPAPGETVTFDTTVRNLENSDAPLEINDIAVRRAGGRGITEYDRVSNLGSISPGSTLEVPLTASFDSAGSKDLRVIVYGRDRGTGENVELRYPVKLNVQERHPQVDVMANDSVAGVESTGEVTVANGLDTRITNVEVVVEGDGVEMTRSRTVESSVAEDESATAPFRFRPSSAGQHTLTATVSYTIAGDISRTTTRTIVIESDPLRNSVELDTTAVGSGTDRGLRVAVSNGANAPITDVIVSAASENASFQRVLLETVPASTTRQVRLNATMDEPRADVTVTADYELGTETEQTTAETTLRSVPGTIDLTGLDVLRQGGRLQISGSASNTGSTDADSVLVSVVDTESVTPATPNRDYFVGTVPASDFVSFDVYARTEGNVSSVPLEVTYLVDDTRKRQTFDVDIDGLGGVTQQQSQDADGGGGSQNSMLPVFVAGGLALLVVVAVLVRRYRRGDDDIEV; translated from the coding sequence ATGCGGTACGGCGCGGCCGTCCTCGCCTGTCTGGTCGTCGTCGGTTCGCTCCCGGTCTCGGTCGCCGGTGCCAGCGTCAACGCGTCGATTTCGAACGTCGAGGTGACCCCGTCCTCGCCCGCACCGGGCGAGACCGTCACGTTCGACACGACGGTGCGAAACCTCGAAAACAGCGACGCCCCGCTCGAAATCAACGACATCGCCGTCCGCAGGGCGGGCGGGCGAGGCATCACGGAGTACGACCGCGTCTCGAACCTGGGCTCGATTTCCCCCGGGAGCACGCTGGAGGTTCCCCTGACCGCGTCCTTCGACTCGGCGGGGAGCAAGGACCTCCGGGTCATCGTCTACGGCCGCGACCGCGGCACCGGCGAGAACGTCGAACTCAGATACCCGGTGAAGCTGAACGTCCAGGAGCGCCACCCGCAGGTGGACGTCATGGCCAACGACTCCGTCGCCGGCGTCGAATCGACCGGCGAGGTCACCGTCGCGAACGGCCTCGACACCCGGATAACCAACGTCGAGGTCGTCGTCGAGGGCGACGGCGTCGAGATGACGCGGAGCCGCACGGTCGAGTCCAGCGTCGCAGAGGACGAGTCGGCGACCGCTCCCTTCCGGTTTCGCCCCTCCTCGGCCGGCCAGCACACGCTGACCGCGACGGTCAGCTACACGATAGCCGGCGACATCTCCCGGACCACGACACGGACGATAGTCATCGAGTCGGACCCGCTGCGAAACAGCGTGGAACTGGACACGACCGCGGTCGGCAGCGGCACCGACCGCGGACTGCGCGTCGCGGTCTCGAACGGGGCTAACGCGCCGATAACGGACGTCATCGTGAGCGCCGCTTCGGAGAACGCGTCGTTCCAGCGCGTGCTGCTGGAAACCGTCCCGGCCAGCACGACCCGCCAGGTGCGGCTGAACGCCACGATGGACGAGCCGCGTGCGGACGTCACCGTCACCGCCGACTACGAACTCGGCACCGAGACCGAGCAGACGACCGCCGAGACGACGCTCCGGTCCGTCCCGGGTACCATCGACCTCACCGGCCTGGACGTGCTCCGGCAGGGGGGCCGGCTCCAGATATCCGGGAGCGCGAGCAACACCGGGTCGACGGACGCCGACAGCGTCCTCGTCAGCGTCGTCGACACCGAGAGCGTCACGCCGGCGACGCCCAACCGCGACTACTTCGTCGGCACGGTCCCGGCCAGCGACTTCGTCTCCTTCGACGTGTACGCCCGCACCGAGGGGAACGTCTCGTCGGTCCCGCTGGAAGTGACGTACCTCGTCGACGACACGCGGAAGCGACAGACCTTCGACGTTGATATCGACGGGCTGGGCGGTGTGACACAGCAGCAGAGCCAGGACGCGGACGGCGGGGGCGGGAGCCAGAACAGCATGCTCCCGGTGTTCGTCGCCGGCGGGCTGGCGCTGCTGGTCGTCGTCGCCGTCCTCGTGCGTCGCTACCGCCGCGGTGACGACGACATCGAGGTATGA
- a CDS encoding HVO_2753 family zinc finger protein, translated as MSESQQKQARKCVSCGINIAGTNAAAFKCPDCGQQIYRCATCRKQSNLYKCPDCGFMGP; from the coding sequence ATGAGCGAGAGCCAACAGAAACAGGCGCGCAAGTGCGTCTCGTGTGGCATCAACATCGCCGGCACGAACGCCGCCGCGTTCAAGTGCCCGGACTGTGGCCAGCAGATTTACCGCTGTGCCACCTGCCGGAAGCAGAGCAACCTCTACAAGTGCCCGGACTGCGGCTTCATGGGGCCATAA
- a CDS encoding ABC transporter ATP-binding protein, giving the protein MTVIDAEGLVKRYRTGGQTLYALAGIDFALEAGEFVSIMGPSGSGKTTLLNILGLLDTPTEGTVLLEGQDVTGLGDRKRTSLRKRTIGFVFQHFYLLPTLTAVENVEVPLLLDRDPEVTTRARSLLERLGLGDRLGHRPDELSGGQKQRVAIARSLINSPKVVLADEPTGNLDSETGRQILDEFRRIADEDDVAIVAVTHDDLVNEYVDRTVHLVDGTIGRERKNGG; this is encoded by the coding sequence ATGACGGTCATCGACGCAGAGGGGCTGGTCAAACGGTACCGCACCGGCGGCCAGACCCTGTACGCGCTGGCGGGTATCGACTTCGCGCTCGAAGCCGGCGAGTTCGTCTCGATTATGGGGCCCAGCGGCAGCGGCAAGACCACCCTGCTGAACATCCTCGGGCTCCTGGACACGCCGACGGAGGGGACGGTCCTGCTAGAGGGCCAGGACGTGACCGGCCTGGGTGACCGCAAGCGAACGTCGCTTCGCAAGCGCACTATCGGGTTCGTCTTCCAGCACTTCTATCTCCTGCCGACGCTGACGGCCGTCGAGAACGTCGAGGTGCCCCTGCTGTTGGACCGCGACCCCGAGGTCACGACCCGCGCCAGGTCGCTCCTGGAGCGGCTCGGGCTCGGCGACCGGCTGGGCCACCGCCCGGACGAACTCTCGGGCGGCCAGAAACAGCGGGTCGCCATCGCGCGCTCGCTCATCAACAGCCCGAAGGTCGTCCTCGCCGACGAGCCGACGGGCAACCTAGACAGCGAGACGGGACGACAGATACTCGACGAGTTCCGCCGTATCGCCGACGAGGACGACGTGGCAATCGTCGCGGTCACCCACGACGACCTGGTCAACGAGTACGTCGACCGGACCGTTCACCTGGTCGACGGGACCATCGGGAGGGAGCGGAAGAATGGCGGGTAG